Proteins from a single region of Runella sp. SP2:
- a CDS encoding purine-nucleoside phosphorylase — MEFSHIQEAVDFLKKQTQDFQPQVGIILGTGLGSLVDDITIQASISYENIPHFPVSTVESHKGKLLFGTLSGKKVVCMQGRFHYYEGYSMQQVSFPVRVMKLLGIEQLIVSNAAGGLNPAYQTSDLMLIQDHISLFLPENPLRGTNLHELGDRFPDMSEVYDTSMLEKAAKIAKIHQIRAHKGVYVSVTGPQLETRSEYRLLRQLGADAVGMSTVPEVIVARHMNLPVFGISVITDMCIPETLEKAELSKILAAAYQAEPLMTLIIKELLK; from the coding sequence ATGGAATTTTCACACATTCAAGAGGCTGTTGACTTTCTTAAAAAACAAACGCAGGATTTTCAACCTCAAGTGGGTATTATTTTAGGAACGGGCCTTGGTAGCCTCGTCGATGACATTACAATTCAAGCAAGTATTTCGTACGAGAACATCCCTCACTTCCCTGTATCTACCGTTGAGTCTCACAAGGGAAAACTATTATTTGGAACCCTTTCGGGCAAAAAAGTCGTGTGTATGCAAGGTCGTTTTCATTATTATGAAGGATACTCGATGCAACAGGTGTCGTTTCCTGTTCGGGTGATGAAACTGTTGGGAATTGAGCAACTGATTGTTTCCAATGCCGCGGGAGGTCTGAACCCTGCCTACCAAACCAGCGATTTGATGTTGATTCAAGACCACATCAGTTTGTTTTTGCCCGAAAACCCGCTCCGTGGTACCAACCTCCACGAATTAGGCGACCGCTTCCCCGACATGAGTGAAGTTTATGACACCTCTATGCTCGAAAAAGCGGCTAAAATTGCCAAAATACACCAAATTCGTGCGCACAAAGGTGTTTATGTAAGCGTCACAGGTCCACAACTAGAAACCCGTTCGGAGTACCGATTACTTCGCCAACTTGGTGCAGATGCCGTGGGCATGAGTACCGTTCCCGAGGTGATAGTAGCCCGCCACATGAATCTCCCCGTTTTTGGGATTTCGGTCATTACTGATATGTGCATTCCCGAAACCCTTGAGAAGGCAGAATTGAGCAAAATTTTAGCGGCCGCTTACCAAGCAGAGCCGCTTATGACATTGATTATTAAAGAATTGTTGAAGTAA
- a CDS encoding tetratricopeptide repeat protein, with the protein MSKSKKGVPQPIKTPQKQQVESDSSSVLSTESFTGVEAKTPVNLPIKDELFRKIFWGLALVLLIGMPILSTQYGITADEWGNKAYGELCLDYFTSFGDKKEALSYAPRGGEVMYCYGPTLDLISAAIYRTTGADPYLIRHMLLSLMGVLIFVATGLTGRLLGGNWRAGLLALIFALFSPRLFGDSMNNPKDITFAAGYILTICALIKFIQELPQPSWKTTLLTIAGIGIGLGSRAPGLALVAYVPFFVGVEVLFRKQVRQAVFGDRAVLKNVALKTGVATLGGYLLGILFWPFALANPLKNPLTALETLTNFPISIKTLFEGTKIYSTSLPWYYVPKYMMVSTPLYFLLGVLVFLIAFPLSRRHFNQRYLFLVLFVALFPWLYGVSKHSAFYNGWRHTTFIYPPLLALTAVGFEYFFRRFGNVGQKVLAGVLAVLVALPLWFMIKNHPYQYTYYNELTGGTKGAFANYETDYFGVSTREIADWMKTNIPNIQKDTVVIASDYFVPLKDYFTDYPKLKMAYRRYYQRSEFDWDYGVFLTGHLNPSHFRNAGVFPPAGTIHKIEVNGATIGLVIKRISKDDFKGIQLIKEGKIAESIPYLEKARQLDPNNEVVRLYLANAYVNVGKFNESLQECQKALEIFPEYLGAMTTMAIAYINLNQNDNAVFMLNEVLSQDPTNRDAAQYLAIAYERQGNTAAANQIRAQLQQQQ; encoded by the coding sequence ATGTCAAAATCTAAAAAAGGAGTACCTCAACCCATAAAAACACCTCAGAAACAGCAAGTTGAATCAGATTCTTCTTCCGTTTTATCGACTGAAAGCTTCACTGGAGTAGAAGCAAAAACGCCCGTAAATCTTCCAATTAAGGACGAACTTTTTCGTAAAATTTTTTGGGGATTGGCCTTAGTTTTACTCATTGGTATGCCAATTCTCAGTACGCAGTACGGAATAACGGCCGATGAATGGGGAAACAAAGCCTATGGCGAACTGTGTTTGGACTATTTTACCAGTTTTGGTGATAAAAAAGAAGCACTTTCTTACGCGCCTCGCGGCGGGGAGGTCATGTATTGTTATGGCCCTACGCTTGACTTAATTTCGGCGGCCATTTACCGTACTACTGGTGCCGATCCCTACCTGATTCGTCACATGTTACTCTCGCTCATGGGCGTCCTTATTTTTGTGGCAACGGGCCTAACGGGGCGGTTACTCGGTGGAAATTGGCGCGCGGGTCTGTTGGCCTTGATTTTTGCGCTTTTCTCTCCGCGTTTGTTTGGCGATTCGATGAACAACCCCAAGGACATCACCTTTGCGGCTGGATATATCCTGACCATTTGTGCGTTGATTAAATTCATTCAAGAACTTCCCCAACCCTCATGGAAAACAACCCTGTTGACCATCGCGGGTATTGGTATCGGTTTGGGAAGTCGTGCGCCAGGTTTGGCGTTGGTGGCCTACGTTCCGTTTTTTGTCGGCGTCGAAGTCCTTTTCCGCAAGCAGGTTCGTCAAGCTGTGTTTGGGGACAGGGCAGTGTTAAAAAATGTGGCTCTCAAAACGGGAGTAGCTACGTTGGGGGGCTATTTACTCGGTATTTTGTTCTGGCCGTTTGCCTTGGCTAATCCCTTAAAAAATCCCTTGACGGCTTTAGAAACCTTGACCAATTTCCCAATTAGTATAAAAACCTTATTTGAAGGGACAAAAATATACTCAACGTCGCTTCCTTGGTACTACGTCCCCAAATACATGATGGTATCAACTCCTCTATATTTTTTATTGGGGGTATTGGTATTTTTGATTGCTTTTCCGCTATCGCGTCGTCACTTCAACCAACGGTATCTGTTTTTGGTGTTGTTTGTCGCCCTTTTTCCGTGGTTGTATGGGGTATCAAAACATTCGGCCTTTTACAACGGCTGGCGCCATACCACCTTTATTTACCCACCTTTGTTGGCCTTAACTGCAGTAGGCTTTGAGTATTTCTTCCGACGTTTTGGAAATGTAGGTCAAAAAGTGCTCGCGGGGGTATTGGCCGTGTTGGTGGCGTTGCCTTTGTGGTTTATGATTAAAAACCATCCCTACCAATATACCTATTACAACGAATTGACGGGTGGTACCAAAGGGGCATTTGCCAATTACGAAACGGATTATTTTGGGGTAAGTACCCGAGAAATCGCCGATTGGATGAAGACTAATATTCCAAACATCCAAAAAGATACGGTGGTCATTGCCAGCGATTATTTTGTGCCTTTGAAAGATTATTTTACCGATTACCCCAAGTTGAAAATGGCTTATCGACGTTATTATCAGCGTTCTGAATTTGATTGGGATTATGGCGTGTTTTTAACGGGACACCTTAATCCAAGCCATTTTCGAAATGCTGGGGTATTTCCACCCGCAGGGACTATTCATAAAATTGAGGTCAACGGTGCTACGATTGGTTTGGTAATAAAACGCATCAGCAAAGATGACTTTAAGGGTATCCAGTTGATTAAAGAAGGGAAAATTGCGGAGTCAATTCCATATTTGGAAAAAGCCCGTCAACTTGACCCCAACAATGAGGTGGTTCGCTTGTACTTGGCCAATGCGTACGTGAACGTAGGCAAGTTCAATGAATCATTGCAAGAATGCCAAAAAGCACTTGAGATTTTTCCTGAATATTTGGGGGCGATGACCACCATGGCGATTGCGTACATCAACCTCAATCAAAATGACAATGCGGTATTTATGTTGAACGAAGTGCTAAGTCAAGATCCTACCAACCGTGATGCGGCGCAGTACTTGGCCATCGCTTACGAACGACAAGGAAATACCGCCGCGGCCAACCAAATCAGGGCGCAGTTGCAACAACAACAGTGA
- a CDS encoding outer membrane beta-barrel protein — MNRKLFCSLFFCMPFCGLVAQNLQIRLQDGSKAAVIGATLRLADRADSTKKMYAVADTAGAAQFKVTFGKQYLLEATSIGFKPLRKVLSPTENQSSFTFLMEADKTTLNEVVVTAPKPLIQQEDDKTIVDPEPLANSSTSAMEVMEKIPGVFIDPDGNIYLSSTTPATVYINGREQKLSTADIASLLKNLPPNSIAKIEILRTPSARFDASGSGGVVNVILKKGVKIGVTGSMNAGMNQGRFGNQLLGVTVNNNDGKKTSYVVVNYNRRNSYDQVETDRPFTLDSLLSQRSYTTTPSQTFYTGFGMGFTPSKKWEFNFDDRISWNQYRSSAENHNEITRLSVDKLVVENVNQLASKTKAFLFNQDVSAKYKIDTLGSEVTAEASYSFSTNQSTQLFSTDYLLPARFSTSGDGDIGNNRHAFSARTDFKYLFPQKLVVEAGLKTAFQWFENDTKYFNVISDIRRADVVRTRQFDYHENINAAYVQGSKTFSAFTLKAGVRLETTSMDGRQRIPTDTSFRLKRADVFPYVYLSRRLAKIAGYEMRGYLVYRRSITRPVYEYLNPSQRYLDQYLFETGNPTLRPQFTQNIEANISVEERPIFAIGKNYTSDIFTNVVYQDPKNPSVAFRTYDNLGKNEETYFRLMGAIPPGGKYFFVVGTQYNHNKYEGLYEGKPLTFQRGSWSIFTFHQLKLDNRSTLSLNGFVRLNGQLQFYELSNFGGLNMNINRRFFNRKMTVTMSMNDIFYTLRNEFTLKQGSVTASGMRQGDTRRFGLNLVYNFGIRKKEERTNMMNFESLEKSVN; from the coding sequence ATGAATCGTAAACTTTTTTGTTCTCTCTTTTTTTGTATGCCCTTTTGCGGCCTAGTTGCACAAAATCTTCAAATCCGCCTGCAAGATGGCTCAAAGGCCGCGGTCATCGGGGCAACGCTCCGCCTGGCCGACCGTGCTGATTCGACAAAAAAAATGTACGCAGTGGCAGATACAGCTGGTGCGGCTCAATTTAAGGTGACTTTTGGGAAACAGTATTTGTTAGAAGCAACCTCCATTGGTTTTAAGCCCCTTAGGAAAGTACTTTCTCCTACGGAGAACCAATCTTCTTTTACATTTTTGATGGAGGCCGACAAAACTACCCTCAATGAAGTGGTGGTCACGGCGCCTAAACCGTTGATTCAACAAGAAGATGACAAAACAATCGTTGATCCCGAGCCTTTGGCCAATAGCAGCACCAGTGCAATGGAAGTCATGGAAAAAATCCCTGGCGTTTTTATTGACCCCGACGGGAATATTTATTTGAGCAGTACAACGCCCGCTACGGTCTATATCAATGGCCGTGAGCAAAAACTGAGTACGGCCGATATTGCCTCCTTGCTTAAAAACCTCCCGCCAAACAGCATTGCCAAAATCGAAATTTTACGGACTCCCTCGGCAAGGTTTGACGCCAGTGGCAGCGGAGGGGTGGTCAACGTGATTTTGAAAAAAGGGGTAAAAATTGGGGTGACGGGTAGTATGAACGCAGGGATGAACCAAGGCCGCTTTGGAAATCAGCTACTGGGCGTAACGGTGAATAATAACGACGGCAAAAAAACATCGTACGTGGTGGTGAACTACAACCGCCGTAATTCTTACGACCAAGTTGAGACCGACCGTCCTTTTACCTTAGATTCGCTTTTGAGTCAGCGTTCTTACACCACCACCCCGAGCCAGACCTTTTATACAGGTTTTGGAATGGGCTTTACACCTTCCAAAAAATGGGAGTTTAATTTTGACGACCGCATCTCGTGGAACCAATACCGTTCGTCTGCTGAAAACCACAATGAAATTACGCGACTAAGTGTCGATAAATTGGTGGTAGAAAACGTCAATCAGTTAGCAAGCAAAACCAAAGCGTTTTTATTTAACCAAGATGTATCGGCTAAGTACAAAATAGATACGCTCGGGTCGGAAGTGACTGCCGAGGCATCGTATAGTTTTTCAACGAATCAAAGTACCCAACTTTTTTCTACTGATTATTTGTTGCCCGCACGTTTTAGTACGAGTGGCGATGGAGACATTGGCAACAATCGCCACGCTTTTAGTGCCCGTACGGACTTTAAATATCTTTTTCCGCAAAAACTGGTGGTGGAAGCTGGGTTGAAAACTGCTTTTCAGTGGTTTGAGAATGATACCAAGTATTTTAATGTGATTTCGGATATTCGTCGTGCGGATGTGGTTCGTACCCGTCAGTTCGATTATCACGAAAACATCAACGCAGCGTATGTCCAAGGCTCAAAAACGTTTAGTGCTTTTACGTTGAAAGCAGGCGTACGGTTGGAAACCACTTCCATGGACGGACGCCAACGGATTCCTACCGATACTTCTTTTCGATTGAAAAGGGCGGATGTGTTTCCTTATGTGTATTTAAGTCGGCGATTGGCCAAAATTGCGGGCTATGAAATGCGCGGTTACTTGGTTTATCGGCGCTCGATTACGCGCCCTGTCTATGAATACCTCAATCCTTCGCAGCGGTATTTGGATCAGTATTTGTTTGAAACGGGTAATCCGACCCTACGCCCACAGTTTACCCAAAACATTGAAGCCAACATTAGTGTCGAAGAGCGGCCTATTTTTGCCATTGGGAAAAATTATACCAGCGATATTTTTACCAACGTGGTTTACCAAGACCCCAAAAATCCAAGTGTTGCGTTTCGTACCTACGATAATTTAGGGAAAAACGAAGAAACCTATTTTCGGTTGATGGGGGCCATTCCGCCAGGGGGTAAGTACTTTTTTGTCGTAGGAACCCAGTACAATCACAACAAATATGAGGGCTTATACGAAGGTAAACCCTTAACTTTCCAACGCGGTTCGTGGTCAATTTTTACCTTTCACCAACTCAAACTAGACAATCGTTCAACGCTAAGTCTCAACGGTTTTGTTCGACTCAATGGACAATTGCAGTTTTATGAGTTGAGTAATTTTGGCGGGTTGAATATGAACATCAACCGACGGTTTTTTAACCGAAAAATGACCGTAACGATGTCGATGAATGATATTTTTTACACCTTACGAAATGAATTTACGTTGAAGCAGGGAAGTGTAACAGCTTCGGGAATGCGTCAGGGAGATACGCGTCGTTTTGGGCTGAACCTGGTTTATAATTTTGGCATTCGTAAAAAAGAAGAGCGCACGAATATGATGAACTTCGAGTCTTTGGAAAAAAGCGTGAATTAG
- a CDS encoding WD40 repeat domain-containing protein, giving the protein MKRMRLTLGMALLSASAAIAQKPTIEFSGRGILALSDGDMAASAVVDGKLMKEVGVKDALSVYPLPLKLGQEIGSTALSNSAIGWSRTAAVMSDGRYAFVIETRAQTTDSVKTVKNVATDFPAGSNLYIVDISNMAKPSTRRVSVGKNPLAVDMLGSNMLITSEETAKELRMFEIGAGGLPTRNVPIALNLQNARATDVTWHPEGEFIAITVEETKEIWLYKAKRNPQGKIATFEAFGTPAKLTGKPGPGSFTPDGSLFIVSDLKDGAAGELVAIQFNTTAADPKTAEHKVVAQTPVAAGVESFAISPDGTMIVTANKANSAQPWESSVGKAGVSLLSLAKDGKATKVADYEIEGIAPESIIFDKSGDNVAVSIFEYFDYGRRDGGVEFFKVNKGGTPSLTKQMAKISAPKGCHTVKLIP; this is encoded by the coding sequence ATGAAAAGAATGCGTTTGACATTGGGAATGGCGTTGTTAAGTGCGAGCGCTGCCATTGCCCAAAAACCCACCATTGAATTTAGTGGCCGCGGAATCTTGGCACTTTCAGACGGCGACATGGCGGCTTCGGCGGTAGTTGACGGAAAGCTGATGAAAGAAGTTGGAGTGAAAGATGCTTTGAGCGTGTATCCGCTTCCTTTGAAATTGGGACAAGAAATTGGTAGTACAGCCCTTTCCAACTCAGCCATTGGCTGGTCGCGAACTGCTGCTGTAATGTCTGACGGACGTTACGCCTTTGTCATTGAGACTCGTGCCCAAACTACCGACAGTGTAAAAACGGTTAAAAATGTAGCTACGGATTTCCCAGCGGGAAGCAACTTGTACATTGTTGACATTTCCAACATGGCCAAGCCTTCAACGCGCAGGGTTTCCGTGGGTAAAAACCCTTTGGCCGTCGATATGTTAGGAAGCAATATGCTCATTACGTCGGAAGAAACCGCCAAAGAATTGCGCATGTTCGAGATTGGTGCTGGCGGATTGCCAACGCGTAACGTTCCGATTGCGCTTAACCTCCAGAACGCCCGTGCTACTGACGTCACTTGGCATCCAGAAGGCGAATTTATCGCCATTACGGTGGAAGAAACCAAAGAAATTTGGCTCTATAAAGCAAAACGCAACCCACAAGGAAAAATCGCTACGTTCGAGGCTTTTGGAACGCCAGCAAAATTGACGGGCAAACCTGGCCCTGGTTCGTTTACCCCCGATGGTAGTTTGTTTATTGTTTCGGACTTAAAAGACGGTGCAGCGGGTGAACTCGTAGCTATCCAGTTTAATACAACTGCCGCTGATCCTAAAACAGCTGAACATAAAGTAGTAGCTCAAACCCCCGTAGCAGCTGGCGTTGAGAGTTTTGCCATTAGCCCAGACGGTACTATGATTGTAACGGCTAACAAAGCCAATTCCGCCCAACCTTGGGAAAGTAGCGTAGGCAAAGCGGGTGTCTCACTTTTGTCTTTGGCAAAAGATGGCAAAGCAACCAAAGTAGCTGATTATGAAATTGAAGGGATTGCTCCTGAAAGCATTATCTTCGACAAATCAGGCGATAACGTGGCCGTATCTATCTTTGAATACTTCGACTACGGTCGCCGTGACGGTGGTGTCGAATTTTTTAAAGTTAACAAAGGTGGTACGCCTTCGTTGACCAAACAAATGGCAAAAATTAGCGCCCCTAAAGGTTGTCATACCGTGAAATTGATTCCTTAA
- the rpsT gene encoding 30S ribosomal protein S20: MANHKSALKRIRANETKRLRNRYQHKTTRTMVRKLRDTKDQIVASELYKTVSSMLDRLAKKNVIHKNKASNLKSKLAKHVNRLAVATA, encoded by the coding sequence ATGGCAAATCATAAGTCAGCATTAAAGAGAATCCGGGCCAACGAAACAAAACGCCTTAGAAATCGCTACCAACACAAAACTACGCGTACCATGGTACGTAAGTTGCGTGACACCAAAGACCAAATTGTTGCATCAGAATTGTACAAAACTGTATCTTCTATGCTTGACAGATTGGCAAAGAAAAATGTCATTCACAAAAACAAAGCGAGTAACCTCAAGTCTAAATTAGCGAAACACGTTAACCGTCTTGCGGTAGCAACTGCATAA